A genomic region of Methanosarcina thermophila TM-1 contains the following coding sequences:
- a CDS encoding sugar O-acetyltransferase, translating to MAEMTEKEKAARGLLYNAMYDKELIEERAYCKAICYEYNQLHPAKIEEKTALIKKLFGKIGGPFFIEPPFMCDYGYNIEIGSNFYVNHNCIILDTAKVIFGDNVMIGPNCGFYTAGHPLDAERRNAGLEYAYPIKVGSNVWIGGNVVVLPGVSIGDNAVIGAGSVVTKDIPSGVVAVGNPCRVIREITDEDKKL from the coding sequence ATGGCTGAAATGACTGAAAAAGAGAAAGCAGCTCGGGGATTATTATATAATGCAATGTATGATAAAGAACTGATCGAGGAACGGGCTTATTGTAAAGCAATCTGCTACGAATATAATCAGCTCCATCCAGCAAAAATTGAGGAAAAAACCGCTTTAATCAAGAAACTTTTTGGCAAAATAGGAGGTCCCTTTTTTATTGAGCCGCCATTTATGTGCGACTATGGTTACAACATCGAAATAGGCAGCAATTTCTATGTAAATCACAACTGTATAATTCTTGACACAGCAAAGGTTATTTTTGGGGATAATGTAATGATCGGTCCAAACTGCGGTTTCTATACAGCTGGACACCCGCTTGACGCAGAGCGCCGTAATGCAGGGCTGGAGTATGCTTATCCGATTAAAGTCGGCAGCAACGTATGGATAGGCGGCAATGTTGTTGTACTGCCCGGCGTATCTATCGGAGATAACGCTGTTATCGGCGCTGGAAGTGTTGTGACAAAAGATATTCCGTCAGGGGTTGTCGCTGTCGGGAATCCTTGCAGGG